A window of Ruminococcus champanellensis 18P13 = JCM 17042 contains these coding sequences:
- a CDS encoding RICIN domain-containing protein, producing MKNRFRRLTALLMGVVTVLSASVSMPPKMDTRADAAGLIKAFPGAVGGGSYATGGRGGTVVHVTNLNDSGTGSFRDAVSQPNRIVVFDVSGTIELKKDVVVSSNVTIAGQTAPGGAGITLKNYKLGLGGENCIVRFISSRPGERGTNADYDAWGGANGANSIVDHCSLGWANDEQWGLYSKCDNLTVQYSVIGPSNSFSYHSKGIHGFGIMLGRANVTWDHNLIVHNVSRNYRGKVTDQNASDFTNNVIYNWGYQTAYGTIAHVNYAGNTLKLGPSTNGGTHYIQVSNDDKFKVFLEGNRILNKDDSVRNGENANWSAISFKTGKSEATTRSDSHFPVMSNGVDVSAALTLESAADAYNHVIDHAGNGITSDTRTAIDQQVAYETRTGTGYLTGARPYSEANDSQKATIDKYKIQCGVTYEYPSPVLNKTITDSDNDGMPDDWEVARGLNPKDPSDVNGDYCGQGYTNIEYYLNDLTVDAFPAGVVTLSPEKDPVKSGAVMDTAHIYQFRNVGSGLFLEVAGGTAANGTNVQQGSGSANGWMMQDAGDGYYRICSEVGDGKTYYLDLDYGKTDNGTNIGIYSNTQSDAQLFKFLDNGDGTYTIATKPTKDQSCIGIATGSKEEGANVVQWARDGSDNQKWMLEQRIEPLEGTLIRSLLVQDRENDADWSIVQSIQNGDPVFGDRDAVYTTLPAQLAGAEYIRTACDSKNSSSDLAVFTAGAHITVYTALDSRVTALPAWLKDWTATGLTAETDKGVQFVLYSRQAAKGEQITLGSNGQSSGCVGYAVFAVGASRLVGDVNADGAFSIADVVSLQKWLCGGDPLSDWQAGDLNGDGRIDSVDLCMMKRML from the coding sequence ATGAAGAATAGATTCAGGCGCCTGACGGCGCTGCTGATGGGCGTGGTGACGGTGTTGTCCGCATCCGTATCCATGCCGCCCAAGATGGATACCAGGGCGGACGCTGCCGGACTCATCAAGGCTTTCCCCGGCGCAGTGGGGGGCGGCAGCTATGCCACCGGCGGCAGAGGCGGCACGGTGGTGCATGTGACCAATCTCAACGACAGCGGCACCGGCTCCTTCCGGGATGCAGTCAGCCAGCCCAATCGGATCGTGGTGTTTGACGTAAGCGGTACCATTGAGCTGAAAAAGGATGTCGTGGTGTCCTCCAATGTGACCATTGCGGGACAGACCGCACCTGGCGGTGCCGGCATCACCTTGAAAAATTACAAGCTGGGGCTTGGGGGCGAAAACTGCATCGTCCGGTTTATCAGCTCCCGGCCGGGCGAGCGGGGTACCAATGCGGACTATGACGCATGGGGCGGTGCCAACGGTGCCAATTCCATTGTGGATCATTGCTCCCTGGGTTGGGCAAACGATGAGCAGTGGGGGTTGTATTCCAAGTGCGACAATCTGACGGTACAGTATTCTGTCATCGGCCCTTCCAATTCCTTCTCCTATCACAGCAAGGGCATTCACGGTTTTGGAATCATGCTGGGTCGTGCCAATGTGACCTGGGATCACAATCTGATCGTACATAACGTATCCCGGAATTACCGGGGCAAGGTTACGGATCAGAATGCTTCTGATTTTACCAACAACGTGATTTATAACTGGGGATACCAGACCGCCTACGGCACCATTGCCCATGTGAACTATGCAGGGAACACCTTGAAACTGGGTCCCTCCACCAATGGGGGCACCCATTATATCCAAGTGTCCAACGATGACAAATTCAAGGTATTCCTGGAGGGGAACCGGATCCTGAACAAGGACGATTCTGTGCGGAACGGGGAGAACGCCAACTGGTCTGCCATCAGCTTCAAGACCGGCAAGAGCGAAGCCACCACCCGGTCGGATTCTCACTTCCCGGTGATGTCCAACGGGGTGGACGTATCTGCTGCCCTGACTCTGGAGTCTGCGGCGGATGCTTACAACCACGTCATTGACCATGCAGGCAATGGCATTACTTCGGATACCCGTACTGCCATCGATCAGCAGGTGGCATACGAGACTCGTACCGGCACCGGTTATCTCACCGGCGCCAGACCTTATTCCGAGGCAAATGATTCCCAGAAGGCGACCATTGATAAGTACAAGATCCAGTGCGGCGTGACTTATGAATACCCGTCGCCGGTTCTGAACAAAACCATTACCGACAGCGACAATGACGGCATGCCGGATGATTGGGAGGTGGCAAGAGGACTGAATCCCAAGGATCCCAGTGATGTAAACGGGGATTACTGTGGACAGGGCTACACCAATATTGAATACTATCTGAATGACCTGACGGTGGATGCATTTCCGGCAGGCGTGGTGACGCTCTCACCGGAAAAGGATCCGGTGAAGTCAGGCGCTGTGATGGACACAGCCCACATCTATCAGTTCCGGAATGTGGGCAGTGGTCTGTTCCTGGAGGTGGCAGGAGGTACTGCTGCAAACGGAACCAATGTGCAGCAGGGCAGCGGCAGTGCCAATGGCTGGATGATGCAGGATGCAGGGGACGGCTACTACCGGATCTGCTCCGAAGTGGGGGACGGCAAGACCTATTACCTGGATCTGGATTACGGCAAGACGGACAACGGCACCAACATCGGCATCTACAGCAATACACAAAGCGATGCACAGCTGTTTAAATTCCTGGATAACGGGGATGGTACCTATACCATTGCCACCAAGCCTACCAAGGATCAGAGCTGTATTGGCATTGCAACCGGCTCCAAGGAGGAGGGCGCCAATGTGGTACAGTGGGCAAGGGATGGCAGTGACAATCAGAAGTGGATGTTGGAGCAGCGGATCGAGCCGCTGGAGGGTACTCTGATCCGGAGCCTGTTGGTGCAGGATAGGGAAAATGATGCAGACTGGTCCATTGTACAGAGCATACAGAACGGAGACCCGGTATTCGGCGACCGGGATGCTGTGTATACGACACTGCCGGCACAGCTTGCCGGGGCGGAATATATCCGCACCGCATGCGATTCCAAAAACAGCAGTTCGGATCTGGCAGTGTTCACCGCCGGGGCGCATATTACCGTGTATACGGCATTGGATAGCCGGGTAACGGCTTTACCTGCATGGCTGAAGGACTGGACAGCCACCGGGCTGACTGCGGAAACTGACAAGGGTGTACAGTTTGTATTGTACAGCCGTCAGGCGGCAAAGGGGGAGCAGATCACCCTGGGCAGCAATGGCCAGTCATCTGGCTGTGTGGGATATGCGGTGTTTGCCGTCGGTGCCAGCCGGCTGGTGGGGGATGTGAATGCGGACGGCGCCTTTTCCATTGCGGACGTAGTCTCCCTGCAAAAGTGGCTCTGTGGGGGCGACCCACTGTCGGATTGGCAGGCAGGTGACCTGAACGGAGACGGTCGGATCGATTCCGTTGATCTTTGTATGATGAAGCGAATGTTGTAA
- the trxA gene encoding thioredoxin, whose amino-acid sequence MEITVTKDNFAQQVLHAEQPVLVDFWATWCGPCRMLAPVLEQIAQERQDIRVCKINVDEEPLLAQQFQIDSIPTLLIFQNGKQLARMTGYCDRQTLLQRLDEALA is encoded by the coding sequence ATGGAAATTACCGTGACAAAGGATAATTTTGCGCAGCAGGTGCTGCATGCAGAGCAGCCGGTTCTGGTGGACTTCTGGGCTACCTGGTGCGGCCCATGCCGCATGCTGGCACCGGTCCTGGAACAGATCGCCCAGGAGCGGCAGGATATCCGTGTCTGCAAGATCAATGTGGATGAGGAGCCGCTTCTGGCGCAGCAGTTCCAGATCGACAGCATTCCCACGCTGCTGATCTTTCAAAACGGCAAACAGCTGGCACGGATGACCGGCTACTGTGACAGGCAGACACTGCTGCAAAGACTGGACGAAGCACTGGCATAA
- a CDS encoding dockerin type I repeat-containing protein, whose amino-acid sequence MISKMKRCLALAVAMTVTFAGTNALGSRNPASAETYDNGGNYWELENTGSAETGNRILVDLNRNDGRKASYSRKANNWCFPRGSASGSVKFQGITFTLSNGGGAAGNLLSENDKTLQKLDLSHPYLTMDGVTVDNTNGGGIIKLEIAGLSAGTHSLKTWHSCVGKGNSAGSMKITINGKTTQTGVACPTRVTSEDDAGISYSTFEVTKGQTVTVLIAPEGKGNAWLNAFELDGGDPVQGISKMSPADQEFHHDAAKGLSWTAGKNMKSQDVYIGTDYNSVFSATHQSPEFKGSQTGTSYSLDDSYSSIPTYYWRVDTIDKNGNTIKGAVNSFQLNRLAFPTAEGYGRFARGGRGGQVIHVTNLNDSGEGSLRWALCDPQWLTEDWQGVPRVIVFDVGGVIALKDRLVIPDNGGNVYIAGQTAPGDGITLINYDFGGMGTSDLVIRDVRVRVGDMNGKSSGGMGLGSCNHSIVDHCSISWATDEGFSSRSAANISFQWNIIGESLHDSVHYDGDRTGTETHAFAASISGNKGSFHHNLLIDCTGRNWSLAGGTEQDETYGGQLDIRNNVVYNWRDRTTDGGARRLNFVNNYYKAGAESNTSLHVVSTDGNELGWADCQKMYVSGNVMLDQKGNYLLRASDNAWDKGKAVSANRNCTTADVRSDQPFFESYVNTQSAEDAYKSVIAGAGAGGASETGWDYIDARYIQEVTKGTYTYTGSKQGLKGIIDSQNDAGGYPNQNNFKHSTDGVCNAKNDTDRDGMPDAWEIEHGLNPKDPTDGAKVSLSGDDYTNLEMFLNELAGDPVEYNGTPVKRDPIDGKLIRSLEVLDNENYMDWSIRYDLKAGDPVFGDREVTFVTLPKYLNGAEYICTAADSKTCTTDAASFTAGEDLTVYVGLDTRVTSEPAWLQGWTRTEDTVVNSNQVAFRIYKKDVSKGDTVVLGANGQSSGCVFYTAFVTLQGVSPLLGDVDADGDVDAADAKLLRDYLVRRTASLPDAQAADLNGDGILNAADLAILKSMLLD is encoded by the coding sequence ATGATATCCAAAATGAAGCGTTGTCTGGCGCTTGCCGTGGCAATGACTGTCACCTTTGCCGGAACCAATGCTCTCGGCAGCCGGAATCCCGCATCCGCCGAAACCTACGACAATGGAGGGAATTACTGGGAACTGGAGAATACCGGCTCTGCCGAAACGGGGAACCGGATCCTGGTGGATCTGAACCGGAACGATGGCAGAAAAGCATCCTATTCCAGAAAGGCAAACAACTGGTGCTTCCCCAGAGGCAGCGCATCCGGCTCAGTGAAATTTCAAGGCATCACCTTTACCCTCAGCAACGGGGGCGGTGCAGCAGGCAATCTGCTCAGTGAAAACGATAAGACACTGCAAAAGCTGGATCTGAGCCATCCCTATCTGACCATGGACGGGGTGACGGTGGACAATACCAACGGCGGCGGCATCATTAAGCTGGAGATCGCCGGTTTGTCCGCCGGTACTCATTCCCTCAAGACCTGGCACAGCTGTGTGGGTAAGGGCAATTCTGCCGGATCCATGAAAATTACCATTAACGGCAAGACCACCCAGACCGGCGTGGCATGCCCCACCCGTGTGACCAGTGAGGATGATGCCGGGATCTCCTACTCCACCTTTGAGGTGACAAAGGGACAGACTGTGACTGTGCTGATTGCACCGGAGGGTAAGGGCAATGCCTGGCTCAACGCCTTTGAGCTGGATGGGGGAGACCCGGTACAGGGCATTTCCAAAATGTCGCCGGCAGACCAGGAGTTCCACCATGATGCTGCAAAAGGCTTGTCCTGGACGGCAGGAAAGAATATGAAGAGCCAGGATGTGTATATCGGTACGGATTACAACAGCGTCTTTTCCGCAACCCATCAGTCTCCGGAATTCAAGGGGAGTCAGACTGGCACCAGCTATAGCCTGGATGACAGTTATTCCTCCATTCCCACCTATTACTGGCGGGTAGACACAATCGATAAAAATGGAAACACCATTAAGGGTGCCGTGAATTCCTTCCAGCTTAACCGGCTTGCCTTTCCTACCGCAGAGGGCTATGGCAGATTTGCCCGGGGCGGCAGAGGCGGACAGGTGATCCATGTTACCAATCTGAACGACAGCGGCGAGGGCAGCCTGCGCTGGGCGCTGTGTGATCCCCAGTGGCTGACAGAGGATTGGCAGGGCGTGCCCCGTGTGATCGTGTTCGATGTGGGTGGCGTGATCGCTCTGAAGGATCGTCTGGTGATCCCGGACAACGGAGGCAACGTATACATTGCCGGACAGACCGCACCTGGAGACGGCATCACCCTGATCAATTATGACTTCGGCGGCATGGGAACCTCGGATCTGGTGATCCGGGATGTGCGTGTGCGCGTGGGGGATATGAACGGCAAATCCTCCGGCGGCATGGGTCTTGGCAGCTGCAATCACTCCATTGTGGATCACTGTTCCATTTCCTGGGCGACGGATGAGGGCTTCTCCTCCCGGAGTGCAGCAAATATTTCTTTCCAGTGGAACATCATCGGAGAATCCCTCCACGATTCTGTGCATTATGACGGAGATCGTACTGGCACGGAGACCCATGCCTTTGCTGCATCCATCAGCGGCAACAAGGGCAGCTTCCACCACAATCTGCTCATCGACTGCACCGGACGGAACTGGTCCCTGGCAGGGGGAACGGAGCAGGATGAGACCTACGGCGGACAGTTGGATATCCGGAATAATGTGGTCTACAACTGGCGGGACAGAACCACGGATGGGGGCGCAAGACGGCTTAACTTTGTAAACAACTATTATAAAGCAGGAGCAGAAAGCAATACCAGTCTTCATGTGGTATCCACCGACGGCAATGAGCTTGGGTGGGCGGACTGCCAGAAGATGTATGTATCCGGCAACGTGATGCTGGATCAGAAGGGTAACTACCTGCTGCGGGCATCGGACAATGCCTGGGACAAGGGCAAAGCGGTTTCTGCCAACAGAAACTGCACCACAGCGGACGTGCGCAGCGATCAGCCCTTCTTTGAATCCTATGTGAATACCCAGTCTGCGGAGGATGCCTACAAGAGCGTCATTGCCGGAGCAGGGGCGGGCGGCGCATCCGAGACCGGCTGGGATTACATTGACGCCCGGTATATTCAGGAGGTCACCAAGGGCACCTATACCTATACGGGCAGCAAGCAGGGACTCAAGGGCATTATCGACAGCCAGAACGATGCGGGAGGCTATCCCAATCAAAACAACTTCAAGCACAGCACTGATGGGGTGTGCAATGCGAAGAACGATACTGACCGGGACGGTATGCCGGATGCCTGGGAGATCGAGCATGGGCTGAATCCGAAGGATCCCACAGATGGAGCAAAGGTAAGCCTGTCCGGGGATGACTACACCAATCTGGAAATGTTCCTGAACGAGCTGGCAGGAGATCCGGTGGAATACAATGGAACGCCGGTGAAGCGGGATCCCATTGACGGAAAGCTGATCCGGAGTCTGGAGGTACTGGACAACGAAAACTACATGGACTGGTCCATTCGCTATGATCTGAAGGCAGGGGATCCGGTGTTCGGCGACCGGGAGGTGACCTTTGTCACGCTGCCCAAGTATCTGAACGGTGCAGAGTACATTTGTACGGCGGCAGATTCCAAAACATGCACAACGGATGCAGCATCCTTTACTGCCGGAGAGGATCTGACGGTGTATGTGGGTCTGGACACCCGTGTGACCAGCGAGCCTGCATGGCTCCAGGGCTGGACTCGGACAGAGGATACGGTAGTTAACTCCAACCAGGTTGCATTCCGGATCTATAAAAAGGATGTGTCCAAGGGAGACACTGTGGTTCTTGGTGCAAACGGTCAGTCCAGCGGCTGTGTGTTCTATACTGCCTTTGTGACTTTGCAGGGCGTATCGCCGCTGCTTGGAGATGTGGATGCGGACGGCGATGTGGATGCAGCAGACGCAAAGCTTCTGCGTGATTACCTGGTACGTCGGACGGCGTCCTTGCCGGATGCCCAGGCAGCCGACCTGAACGGGGACGGCATTTTGAACGCAGCTGATCTTGCCATTCTGAAATCCATGCTGCTGGATTGA
- a CDS encoding FprA family A-type flavoprotein, producing MYQHRAITEDLYWIGGNDRRLALFENVYPIPRGVSYNAYLLMDEKTVLLDTVDKSVSDVFLENLEHLLGERQLDYVIVNHMEPDHCAALGQVLHRYPEAVVVCTQKALDMIGQFFGAFPALRSQTVKEGDTLTTGRHTLSFVMAPMVHWPEVMVTYDAADKILFSADAFGTFGALGGNLFADEIPFESQWLEDARRYYTNIVGKYGPQVQALLKKAASLEIQMLCPLHGPIWRENIGWFLDKYMHWSSYTPEESAVMIAYGSVYGNTEAAAFLLASRLAERGVRNVLLYDVSVTHPSLLVAEAFRCSHLIFASATYNAGIFPCMETLLLELKAHSLKNRTIGLLDNGTWAATAGNQMRTVLESMQNMTILEPVIHIKSALTEAQLPELDALADAVAASL from the coding sequence ATGTATCAGCACAGAGCAATTACAGAGGATCTTTACTGGATTGGCGGGAACGACCGCCGGCTGGCGCTATTTGAAAACGTCTACCCCATCCCCCGGGGTGTGTCCTATAATGCGTACCTGCTGATGGACGAAAAAACCGTGCTGCTGGATACGGTGGACAAGTCCGTCAGCGACGTGTTCCTGGAAAATCTGGAGCATTTGCTGGGAGAGCGGCAGTTGGATTATGTGATCGTGAACCATATGGAGCCGGATCACTGCGCCGCCCTTGGACAGGTGCTGCACCGATATCCGGAAGCTGTTGTGGTATGCACCCAGAAAGCACTGGACATGATCGGACAGTTTTTCGGAGCGTTCCCGGCACTACGCAGTCAGACCGTCAAGGAGGGTGATACTCTGACCACCGGCAGACATACCCTCTCCTTTGTGATGGCACCCATGGTACACTGGCCGGAGGTGATGGTCACCTATGACGCCGCCGACAAGATCCTGTTCTCCGCTGATGCATTCGGCACCTTCGGCGCACTGGGAGGCAATCTGTTTGCGGACGAAATCCCCTTTGAAAGTCAGTGGCTGGAGGATGCACGCCGCTATTACACCAATATCGTGGGCAAATACGGCCCCCAGGTGCAGGCTCTGCTAAAGAAGGCTGCCAGTCTGGAGATTCAAATGCTCTGCCCCCTCCATGGTCCCATCTGGAGAGAAAACATCGGCTGGTTCCTGGACAAGTACATGCACTGGAGCAGCTACACACCGGAGGAATCCGCCGTCATGATCGCTTACGGCTCCGTGTACGGCAATACAGAGGCGGCCGCCTTTTTACTGGCATCCCGACTGGCGGAACGGGGCGTCCGAAACGTGCTGCTGTATGACGTGTCCGTGACCCACCCCTCCCTTCTGGTGGCAGAAGCTTTCCGGTGCAGCCATCTGATCTTTGCCAGCGCCACCTACAACGCCGGGATCTTCCCCTGCATGGAAACGCTTCTGCTGGAGCTGAAGGCACACAGCCTGAAAAACCGCACCATCGGGCTGCTGGACAATGGCACCTGGGCTGCCACTGCCGGCAATCAGATGCGCACGGTACTGGAATCCATGCAGAACATGACCATCCTGGAGCCGGTGATCCACATCAAATCCGCATTGACCGAAGCCCAGCTACCGGAGCTGGATGCCCTGGCGGATGCGGTTGCGGCATCCTTGTAA
- a CDS encoding RNA polymerase sigma factor, giving the protein MENTPVQLRARFEAVVREHGDDVLRAAMMQLSNRADAEDVVQETFLRYATSAPRFVSKEHEKAWLLRVAINLAKDMRKAVWNQKTMQLIPEQCGCIPFKEKTTDVYDAVMTLPEKYRMVVHLFYYEGYSVREISDLTGLREPTIKTQLSRGRALLKDILEGAESYAF; this is encoded by the coding sequence GTGGAGAATACGCCTGTGCAGCTTCGTGCCCGGTTTGAAGCCGTTGTGCGGGAACACGGCGATGACGTGCTGCGTGCTGCCATGATGCAGCTCAGCAACCGCGCTGACGCAGAGGATGTGGTGCAGGAAACCTTCCTGCGCTATGCCACCTCCGCACCCAGGTTCGTTTCAAAGGAACATGAAAAAGCATGGCTGCTCCGGGTGGCCATCAATCTTGCAAAGGATATGCGCAAAGCCGTGTGGAATCAGAAAACCATGCAGCTGATCCCGGAGCAATGCGGCTGTATTCCGTTCAAGGAAAAGACCACGGATGTGTACGATGCGGTGATGACGCTGCCGGAAAAATATAGAATGGTAGTGCATCTGTTTTACTATGAGGGCTACTCCGTGCGGGAGATCAGTGATCTGACCGGCTTGCGGGAGCCTACTATTAAAACACAGCTGAGCAGAGGAAGGGCATTGCTGAAAGATATTCTGGAAGGAGCTGAATCTTATGCGTTTTGA
- a CDS encoding CarD family transcriptional regulator, giving the protein MEFEIGSWVMYSATGICRILSREKKCFDGVHETEYYKLEPLREGTHSVYYIPVLTAASKLRPLMDAPQVHELIQHIQDLPCRWCADRNARKELFHHILRQDDPKQLLAMVKSLHTQQEAQSRAGKKLSSSDEAALHSAEQILNEEFALALHMQPGEIPLLVQQALHTTSRAES; this is encoded by the coding sequence ATGGAATTTGAAATCGGCTCCTGGGTGATGTACAGTGCCACAGGCATCTGCCGGATCCTGAGCAGGGAGAAAAAATGCTTCGATGGAGTACATGAAACGGAATATTATAAGCTGGAGCCTCTGCGGGAGGGTACACATTCAGTATACTATATACCTGTCCTCACTGCGGCTTCCAAGCTGCGACCCCTGATGGATGCCCCACAGGTACACGAACTGATTCAGCACATACAGGATCTGCCATGCAGGTGGTGTGCGGATCGAAACGCCAGAAAGGAGCTGTTTCATCATATTCTGAGGCAGGATGACCCGAAGCAGCTGCTTGCAATGGTCAAATCCCTGCACACCCAGCAGGAAGCACAAAGTCGAGCCGGCAAAAAACTGTCCTCCTCGGACGAAGCCGCCCTGCACAGCGCAGAGCAGATACTCAACGAGGAATTTGCCCTGGCGCTGCATATGCAGCCCGGAGAAATCCCCCTATTGGTACAGCAAGCGCTCCATACAACGAGCCGAGCCGAGTCATGA
- a CDS encoding substrate-binding domain-containing protein translates to MHAVGKIGVIAPPITHALIVDALDGIDRTARAAGYDVVVFTCSTNPKQPYSKVRDPFYIHHISGEKEIYDLAVRADLDGYIILADYFFDQEFVGELLRQFHQRGARCVVLEKENKLYPYVYAEQRKIVYRITEHLIQVHGCKLLYCLTGQKDRFEAIQRRDGFLEALRDNGLPVSEEQVFYGNFWMNTAQDFANKILNGEVPKPDGVVCANDMMAIALCDALQAGGISVPGDVAVTGYDGTMQALIHDPPVTTVKGCGQQAGQLAVENLLKQLGTQRSCKPLEPTLMLGGSCGCPVSPEVAVAAVEQSNTITRQQMLTEAYMNANHIVRLSSAADVQALQLRISEIAYLVPNWTEIDVCVCSGWLGKFQQGQSYQLHRYTDRMLLLMGTRVGEYARAGASFPARQILPRFAEPHAPMLVRLTPLHSDQDIYGYCAAAFQHAADCQMDFHYSNWCGAVSNGFRMLRSKLYTDFLQKKMAQYDTHDILTGFYNHKGFLQQLPQHAAQGGIGILLIQCPRAESTEHVFMLANVLRLLHGGGLHARFSDSVFAAAFAGEPKELRETMDLWILRMEQALEDLKRVSPGGEHANVRYAVCVITDLEHAQEQIDDCMLEMTSKTALSPFRSELQDALSDAQRRIYAFPERDWNIDELCRSVGISRGYFQRNYKAQFGISCGEDIIQARMQRAKKLLADTTLTVQEIADQCGYKTPTHFMRQFKERAGISATQYRKKYAKTM, encoded by the coding sequence ATGCATGCAGTAGGAAAAATTGGGGTGATCGCACCGCCGATCACCCATGCGCTGATCGTGGATGCGCTGGACGGCATTGACCGGACAGCACGAGCAGCCGGATATGATGTGGTAGTGTTCACCTGTTCCACCAATCCAAAGCAGCCCTATTCTAAGGTGCGGGATCCTTTTTATATCCACCATATTAGTGGTGAAAAGGAGATCTATGACCTGGCGGTTCGGGCGGATCTGGATGGATATATCATCCTGGCGGACTATTTTTTTGATCAGGAATTTGTGGGAGAGCTTTTACGGCAGTTCCATCAGCGGGGCGCAAGATGCGTGGTGCTGGAAAAGGAGAATAAGTTGTACCCCTATGTGTATGCAGAACAGCGGAAGATCGTTTACCGGATCACAGAGCATCTGATTCAGGTGCACGGCTGCAAGCTGCTCTACTGTCTGACCGGTCAGAAGGATCGGTTTGAAGCGATCCAGCGGCGGGATGGGTTTTTAGAGGCGCTTCGGGACAATGGACTTCCGGTTTCTGAGGAACAGGTTTTCTACGGGAACTTCTGGATGAACACTGCGCAGGATTTCGCCAATAAGATCCTGAACGGAGAGGTGCCAAAGCCGGACGGGGTGGTATGCGCCAACGATATGATGGCCATTGCCCTGTGTGATGCCCTGCAGGCAGGGGGAATTTCCGTGCCCGGGGATGTAGCGGTGACCGGTTATGACGGCACCATGCAGGCACTGATCCACGATCCGCCGGTGACGACGGTCAAAGGCTGCGGGCAGCAGGCAGGGCAGCTGGCGGTGGAAAACCTGCTGAAACAGCTGGGCACGCAAAGATCGTGTAAGCCTTTGGAGCCGACGCTGATGCTGGGAGGCAGCTGCGGCTGTCCGGTGTCCCCGGAGGTTGCTGTCGCTGCTGTGGAACAAAGCAATACCATTACCCGGCAGCAGATGCTGACGGAGGCGTATATGAACGCCAACCACATTGTCCGGCTGTCCAGTGCGGCGGATGTGCAGGCGCTGCAGCTCCGGATCAGCGAAATTGCCTATCTGGTGCCGAACTGGACGGAAATCGACGTGTGCGTATGCAGCGGCTGGCTGGGGAAATTTCAACAGGGACAGTCCTACCAGCTGCATCGGTATACAGACCGGATGCTGCTTCTGATGGGCACCCGGGTCGGAGAATATGCCCGTGCCGGTGCCAGCTTTCCGGCACGGCAGATTCTGCCCCGTTTTGCGGAGCCTCATGCGCCCATGCTGGTGCGGTTGACCCCGCTGCACAGCGATCAGGATATTTACGGCTACTGTGCTGCAGCGTTTCAGCATGCTGCAGATTGTCAGATGGATTTTCATTATTCCAACTGGTGTGGCGCCGTTTCCAATGGGTTCCGTATGCTGCGCAGCAAGCTTTATACGGATTTTCTCCAGAAGAAGATGGCGCAGTACGATACCCATGATATCCTCACTGGTTTTTACAATCACAAGGGCTTCTTGCAGCAGCTGCCCCAGCATGCCGCCCAGGGCGGAATCGGGATACTGTTGATTCAGTGCCCCCGGGCGGAGAGTACGGAGCATGTGTTCATGCTGGCAAATGTGCTTCGGCTGCTGCATGGAGGCGGTCTGCATGCAAGATTCAGTGATTCTGTGTTTGCTGCCGCTTTCGCCGGGGAACCCAAGGAACTGCGGGAGACCATGGATCTGTGGATCCTGCGGATGGAGCAGGCGTTGGAGGATCTGAAGCGTGTGTCCCCCGGCGGAGAGCATGCAAACGTGCGGTATGCTGTTTGCGTGATTACCGACCTGGAGCATGCTCAGGAGCAGATTGATGACTGCATGCTGGAGATGACCTCCAAAACGGCGCTTTCCCCATTTCGGTCAGAACTGCAGGATGCCCTTTCGGATGCGCAACGGCGGATCTACGCTTTTCCGGAACGGGACTGGAACATTGACGAGCTTTGCCGGAGTGTTGGCATCAGCCGGGGGTATTTTCAGCGGAATTACAAAGCCCAGTTCGGCATTTCCTGCGGAGAGGATATCATTCAGGCACGGATGCAGCGAGCAAAAAAGCTGCTGGCGGATACCACACTGACGGTGCAGGAAATTGCCGACCAGTGCGGCTATAAAACTCCGACGCATTTTATGCGGCAGTTCAAGGAGCGGGCAGGGATTTCCGCCACCCAGTACAGAAAAAAATACGCAAAAACAATGTAG